A region from the Nonlabens sp. YIK11 genome encodes:
- a CDS encoding SixA phosphatase family protein: MKKLILVRHGKSSWEFDVRDHDRPLIQKGIDDAHSIGRALKEIHTLPDLILSSTAARALQTATILTEYIDYELKKLKITRKLYTFNWKEQLEVIKNLSGDVDSCMIVSHNHGLTELAGILGSEYFSNVPTTGVVMIEFSTQEWSKIEKGNTTFHLFPKNI; this comes from the coding sequence ATGAAGAAATTGATCCTAGTTAGACACGGTAAATCCAGTTGGGAATTTGATGTGCGAGATCACGATCGACCTTTGATTCAAAAGGGAATCGACGACGCGCACTCCATAGGACGTGCACTTAAAGAAATTCATACGCTACCCGATTTAATTTTATCCAGCACGGCTGCCCGAGCCCTGCAAACAGCCACGATACTTACTGAGTATATCGATTATGAGCTCAAAAAGCTTAAGATCACTAGGAAATTATATACGTTCAATTGGAAGGAACAACTTGAGGTGATCAAAAATTTAAGTGGTGATGTGGATAGCTGCATGATCGTTTCCCACAATCACGGACTTACCGAGCTAGCAGGTATCCTAGGGTCTGAATATTTTTCTAATGTTCCTACTACCGGTGTCGTGATGATTGAGTTTTCCACACAAGAATGGAGTAAAATCGAGAAAGGAAACACCACGTTTCATTTATTTCCCAAAAACATCTGA
- a CDS encoding DNA polymerase III subunit gamma/tau gives MEPFIVSARKYRPETFEDVVGQSAITKTLENAIESNHLAQALLFTGPRGVGKTTCARILAKKINQHNVDYDANEDFAFNIFELDAASNNSVDGIRELIAQVRIPPQVGKYKIYIIDEVHMLSSAAFNAFLKTLEEPPAHAIFILATTEKHKIIPTILSRCQIFDFKRITVSDMREHLKRIAFKEGIDADEEALQIIAQKADGALRDSLSIFDRVVSFSGKDLTIQAVTENLNVLDRDTYFSMTSLILENNIPQLLIDYDQIMVKGFDGQHFLSGLASHFRDLMVCKDERTIVLLELGESTKKKYLEQSRKTDLEFLKTAIEITNNADLKYRNSRNQRLLVELCLMQLASILLPESGEKKKPLTYILPAKTFENAVVSEPAAASINQVNATSPAAVQTSTETEASIDTSQEVEDDSVIKNPSTSAEHTVSQETQASTNNKSSSDQSSLEEKRKALLQKGQKRVSTLSIQGMERKKEMLENQKDATASTDKLPEKNFSQEELTMVWNKYADHLKERGDFILSSILGIDQPKLKGTTIHLKFPNASMKEDLEKEKGQILEFLKRELQNYLIDFEIDVDKTVTKKYIYTDQDKFNILVEKNPAVDLLRRTFNLEF, from the coding sequence ATGGAACCGTTCATAGTATCTGCCAGAAAATATAGACCCGAAACCTTTGAGGACGTCGTGGGACAATCTGCCATTACCAAAACTTTGGAGAATGCGATTGAAAGCAATCACCTGGCTCAAGCTCTACTGTTTACGGGACCTCGTGGTGTAGGTAAAACGACCTGTGCGCGTATCCTGGCAAAAAAGATCAATCAGCATAATGTGGATTATGATGCTAATGAAGATTTTGCCTTCAATATTTTTGAACTGGATGCTGCTTCCAACAACAGTGTGGACGGCATTAGAGAACTCATCGCGCAAGTGCGTATACCGCCACAGGTAGGAAAGTATAAGATTTATATTATTGATGAGGTGCACATGCTCTCCTCTGCAGCGTTTAATGCTTTTTTGAAAACGCTGGAAGAGCCACCAGCTCACGCCATTTTTATTCTGGCAACGACTGAAAAGCACAAGATCATACCGACGATTTTATCACGTTGTCAAATATTTGATTTTAAGCGCATTACCGTGAGTGATATGCGTGAGCATTTGAAGCGTATTGCCTTTAAGGAAGGAATTGATGCCGATGAGGAAGCCTTGCAGATCATTGCGCAAAAAGCAGATGGCGCTCTTAGGGATTCTTTATCGATTTTTGATAGGGTCGTTAGTTTTTCAGGGAAAGATTTGACGATACAGGCCGTTACCGAGAATTTGAATGTCTTGGATCGTGATACGTACTTCAGCATGACCTCGCTTATCCTGGAGAATAATATACCACAATTATTGATAGACTATGATCAAATCATGGTTAAAGGATTTGATGGGCAACATTTTTTAAGTGGTCTGGCATCTCATTTTAGAGATTTAATGGTGTGTAAAGATGAGCGTACGATCGTCTTACTGGAACTGGGAGAATCCACCAAAAAGAAATATCTGGAACAGTCCAGAAAAACAGACCTGGAATTCTTGAAGACTGCGATTGAAATCACCAACAATGCAGATCTAAAATATCGCAACAGTCGCAACCAACGCCTATTGGTAGAGTTGTGTTTAATGCAGCTCGCTTCTATCCTACTTCCAGAATCTGGTGAAAAAAAAAAGCCTTTAACCTACATACTACCGGCTAAAACCTTTGAAAACGCTGTAGTATCAGAACCTGCTGCCGCATCTATCAATCAAGTTAACGCAACATCACCAGCTGCGGTCCAAACGAGTACAGAGACAGAAGCCTCTATAGATACTTCTCAAGAAGTGGAAGATGATTCTGTAATTAAAAACCCATCAACTTCAGCTGAGCATACTGTCTCGCAGGAAACTCAGGCATCCACTAATAACAAGAGCTCTTCTGATCAAAGTTCGCTAGAAGAGAAACGCAAGGCGTTGCTGCAAAAGGGACAGAAACGTGTAAGCACACTTTCCATACAGGGAATGGAGCGCAAAAAGGAAATGCTGGAGAATCAAAAGGACGCAACGGCCTCTACAGATAAATTACCCGAAAAGAATTTCTCTCAAGAGGAGCTTACCATGGTTTGGAATAAATATGCCGATCATTTGAAGGAAAGAGGCGATTTTATTCTTTCCAGTATTTTAGGTATCGACCAACCTAAATTGAAGGGAACTACCATTCATCTCAAATTTCCCAATGCCTCTATGAAAGAGGATCTTGAGAAAGAGAAAGGTCAAATTCTGGAATTCCTGAAAAGAGAACTTCAAAACTATCTCATTGATTTTGAGATAGATGTTGACAAAACTGTGACCAAAAAATATATCTATACAGATCAAGACAAGTTCAACATATTGGTCGAGAAGAATCCTGCGGTAGACCTTTTACGCAGGACGTTCAACCTAGAGTTTTAA
- the ppk1 gene encoding polyphosphate kinase 1, which translates to MINEYYNRELSWLKFNARVLQEANDPTVPLIERLRFLGIFSNNLDEFFKVRYATIQRIYRAGKNATKSLGGISAGELLNEINEAVIKDQTLSFQILNDLEQELSKENIVIVDEQEILKEHEDFIRQYFNEKVSPALGVIMIDETTAFPPLQDGMGYLAVRMTFSKGKIKHALIEKPKHLNRFVVLPDLKDGKQYIILIDDLIRHRMHYLFSIFDYQDIQAHMIKVTLDAELDMDLDLKKSLLEKIRDSVYDRKDGDPVRFVFDREIHPETIDLIMSKLDIDDTDSIIPSGRYHNRRDYLKFPSLGRQDLLYEKQVALPIKGIDIKGSLLKRIAQKDILQYAPYHTFANTTKFLREAALDPQVEEIKITIYRLAEVSQIAGSLVNAAKNGKSVTVSIELQARFDEQANINYAELMQEEGIKMIFGVPGLKVHCKACMITRRESQKLKRYGFISTGNFNEATAGIYTDYTLFTADRRILKEVERVFEFFEVNYKQHKYKHLLVSPNFLRPGIERLVRREIAFAKAGKPAKIRLKLNSFSDYNMIDLFYEASKAGVIIELIVRGICCLIPGVKGMSENITAISIVDRYLEHPRVYYFHNNGDPSVYISSADFMQRNLDSRVEIACPIYDEDIKKEILETLDICWNDNVKARVLDETQSNDYVKNDKPALRSQYATYEYYKAKNQS; encoded by the coding sequence ATGATTAACGAATACTATAATAGAGAATTAAGTTGGCTCAAGTTCAATGCGCGAGTACTACAAGAGGCAAATGATCCAACCGTACCATTGATTGAAAGATTGCGTTTTCTGGGTATATTTTCAAATAACCTAGATGAGTTTTTTAAGGTACGATATGCCACTATTCAAAGAATTTATCGTGCAGGTAAAAATGCGACCAAATCATTAGGAGGAATATCTGCTGGAGAATTGCTTAATGAGATCAATGAGGCTGTAATTAAAGATCAGACCTTGAGTTTCCAGATTCTAAATGATCTTGAGCAGGAATTGAGTAAAGAGAACATCGTCATCGTAGATGAGCAAGAAATCCTTAAGGAACATGAAGATTTTATCAGGCAGTATTTCAATGAAAAGGTAAGTCCAGCCTTAGGAGTCATCATGATTGATGAGACTACCGCATTCCCGCCATTACAAGATGGAATGGGTTATCTGGCCGTGAGAATGACCTTTTCCAAAGGCAAAATTAAACACGCCTTAATTGAAAAGCCCAAACATCTCAATAGGTTTGTAGTGTTGCCAGATCTTAAGGATGGTAAGCAATACATTATTCTTATCGATGATTTGATAAGGCATCGCATGCACTATCTATTTAGCATTTTTGATTATCAAGACATTCAGGCCCACATGATCAAGGTCACACTGGATGCAGAGCTTGACATGGACTTGGACCTGAAGAAGAGCTTGCTGGAAAAAATTAGAGATAGTGTTTACGATCGTAAAGATGGTGACCCAGTACGATTTGTTTTTGATCGTGAGATCCATCCGGAGACCATCGACTTGATCATGAGCAAGCTGGATATTGATGATACCGACTCGATTATCCCTAGTGGACGTTATCATAACAGGCGAGATTATTTGAAGTTTCCGAGCTTGGGCAGGCAAGATTTACTATATGAAAAACAAGTAGCGCTTCCCATAAAAGGTATTGATATCAAAGGCTCGCTTTTAAAGCGTATTGCCCAAAAGGACATCCTTCAATACGCTCCATATCATACATTTGCAAACACCACAAAGTTTTTGCGTGAGGCGGCGCTGGACCCACAAGTAGAAGAAATAAAAATCACTATTTATCGACTTGCAGAGGTTTCCCAGATCGCTGGATCACTTGTCAACGCTGCAAAGAATGGGAAATCAGTGACGGTTTCCATCGAGTTGCAGGCGAGATTTGATGAACAGGCCAATATCAATTATGCAGAGCTGATGCAGGAAGAAGGTATCAAGATGATTTTTGGTGTTCCTGGCTTGAAAGTACACTGCAAGGCCTGTATGATTACCAGACGGGAAAGTCAGAAATTGAAACGCTATGGATTTATAAGTACGGGTAATTTCAATGAGGCGACCGCTGGAATTTATACGGATTACACCTTATTCACGGCAGATCGTAGAATTTTGAAGGAAGTAGAACGTGTTTTTGAATTTTTTGAAGTCAATTACAAGCAGCACAAATACAAACACTTATTAGTTAGTCCTAATTTCCTCAGGCCTGGAATAGAACGATTGGTTCGTCGTGAGATCGCTTTCGCGAAAGCGGGAAAACCTGCAAAAATCAGATTGAAACTCAATTCGTTCTCAGATTACAACATGATTGATTTATTCTATGAGGCGTCGAAAGCTGGTGTGATCATAGAATTGATCGTACGTGGTATTTGTTGTTTGATACCAGGCGTCAAAGGAATGAGCGAAAACATTACTGCGATCAGTATTGTAGATCGTTATCTGGAGCATCCACGCGTATATTATTTTCATAATAACGGCGATCCATCGGTATACATTTCAAGTGCAGATTTTATGCAACGCAATCTGGATAGTCGTGTGGAGATTGCATGTCCCATATATGATGAGGACATCAAAAAGGAAATCCTTGAAACCCTCGATATTTGCTGGAATGACAATGTCAAGGCACGAGTGCTTGATGAAACGCAGTCTAATGATTATGTCAAAAATGACAAGCCAGCATTGAGGTCTCAATATGCGACTTATGAATATTATAAAGCCAAAAACCAAAGCTAA
- the pdxH gene encoding pyridoxamine 5'-phosphate oxidase, with amino-acid sequence MEQNLHSLRKSYEKDALLEDHLAKNPFEVFSNWFQDAENDKGVEEANAMAISTIGQDGFPKTRIVLLKEIEDDTFIFYTNYTSEKAVSISENPQISIHFFWPSLERQVIIKAIASKTSREKSASYFDSRPRGSQLGAWASHQSDPIASREALEKQLEEVEKRFEGQEVPLPEFWGGFQCAPVSFEFWQGRPNRLHDRILFEKSNDGWNIKRLQP; translated from the coding sequence ATGGAACAGAACCTGCACTCATTGCGGAAATCTTATGAAAAGGACGCGCTCCTTGAAGATCATCTTGCTAAAAATCCGTTTGAGGTATTTTCAAATTGGTTCCAGGATGCAGAAAATGATAAAGGTGTTGAAGAGGCAAATGCTATGGCAATTTCAACTATAGGTCAAGATGGTTTCCCAAAAACACGTATCGTCCTGTTAAAGGAAATAGAGGATGATACTTTTATTTTTTATACCAACTATACATCAGAAAAAGCGGTTTCCATATCAGAGAATCCACAAATTAGCATTCATTTCTTCTGGCCTAGTCTCGAACGACAGGTCATCATTAAGGCGATAGCGAGCAAGACGTCTCGAGAAAAGTCTGCTTCCTATTTTGATTCTCGACCTCGTGGTAGTCAGCTAGGCGCATGGGCAAGTCATCAAAGCGACCCGATAGCATCACGGGAAGCTTTAGAAAAACAATTGGAAGAGGTCGAGAAGCGATTTGAAGGTCAAGAAGTACCACTACCTGAGTTTTGGGGTGGTTTTCAATGTGCACCGGTATCTTTTGAGTTTTGGCAAGGACGCCCCAATCGATTACATGATCGCATCTTATTTGAAAAATCAAATGATGGCTGGAATATTAAAAGACTACAACCCTAA
- a CDS encoding Ppx/GppA phosphatase family protein produces the protein MGFKIEKYGAIDIGSNAIRLLIATVNVFDDLAPVFKKTSLVRVPIRLGQDVFIKGEISEYNQKRMVKTMKAYQHLMDVHEVLDYKAYATSAMRDAVNGKEVSRKIKKEAGIDIEIIDGSHEAAIIAMTDLHSIIDQEKVYLYVDVGGGSTEFTLFANGNAVESRSFKIGTVRLLNDMVKSSLWTEAENWVKEVCAPYNRIELIGSGGNINNIFKNSGKAYGKPLSYFYLTSYYEKLQSYTYEERIYHLALNQDRADVIIPACRIYLRSMKWSEAKNIHVPKIGLTDGIIKSIYNSKMQNASG, from the coding sequence ATGGGATTTAAGATAGAGAAATATGGAGCGATAGATATAGGTTCCAATGCTATACGACTGTTGATCGCCACGGTAAATGTTTTTGACGATCTCGCTCCAGTGTTTAAAAAAACTAGTTTGGTACGAGTGCCCATACGTTTGGGTCAGGACGTTTTTATTAAAGGTGAGATATCAGAGTACAACCAAAAGCGCATGGTTAAAACCATGAAAGCCTATCAACATTTGATGGACGTTCACGAAGTTTTGGACTATAAAGCCTATGCAACCAGTGCGATGCGTGATGCGGTTAATGGCAAGGAAGTTTCTCGCAAAATCAAAAAAGAAGCAGGCATAGATATAGAGATCATTGATGGGTCGCATGAGGCGGCGATCATCGCGATGACAGATCTGCACAGCATCATAGATCAAGAGAAAGTATATCTATATGTTGATGTTGGTGGTGGTAGTACAGAGTTTACCTTGTTCGCTAATGGTAATGCCGTCGAGTCAAGATCTTTCAAAATAGGTACCGTACGATTGCTCAATGATATGGTCAAAAGTTCTCTGTGGACCGAGGCAGAAAATTGGGTCAAGGAAGTTTGCGCACCCTATAATCGCATAGAATTAATTGGTTCTGGTGGTAACATCAACAACATCTTTAAGAACAGCGGCAAGGCATATGGCAAGCCATTATCCTATTTCTATCTGACCAGTTATTATGAAAAGCTGCAAAGCTATACCTATGAAGAACGCATTTATCATCTTGCTCTCAATCAGGATAGGGCAGACGTAATCATACCTGCTTGTCGCATCTATTTGAGATCCATGAAGTGGAGTGAGGCAAAGAACATACACGTTCCAAAAATTGGGCTTACCGATGGTATTATTAAATCCATATATAATTCCAAAATGCAAAACGCATCAGGATAG
- a CDS encoding outer membrane beta-barrel protein, giving the protein MKHILLLALIASFSMTSIAQIRNETSYGVRLGANYSDLETDLFEDAENRIAPSVTFFAEIPLGNTFSIVPELGFNALGVKEESVTAPDGNEVNFKSNWLNTGVLVQANITRFLYLNVGPKAAVNVSENDDNDYYDYDLMGVGGIGVRITNGLSIDARYGYGFKNIYSSNLEAQGYDAENRFYQLTLSYRM; this is encoded by the coding sequence ATGAAACATATACTACTCTTAGCGCTTATAGCTTCTTTTTCAATGACTTCTATCGCTCAAATACGCAACGAAACTTCTTATGGAGTACGTTTGGGCGCGAACTATTCAGACCTCGAAACTGACCTTTTTGAAGATGCAGAAAATAGAATTGCACCTTCTGTGACCTTTTTTGCCGAAATTCCTTTAGGGAATACCTTTTCCATAGTTCCTGAATTGGGATTCAATGCCTTAGGTGTGAAAGAAGAAAGTGTAACGGCTCCAGATGGTAATGAAGTTAATTTCAAGTCCAACTGGCTCAACACAGGCGTTTTGGTTCAAGCTAATATCACTAGATTTCTTTACTTAAATGTTGGCCCTAAGGCTGCTGTTAATGTATCAGAGAATGATGACAACGATTACTATGATTACGATCTTATGGGCGTGGGCGGTATAGGCGTGAGAATCACCAACGGTTTGAGCATTGATGCGAGATATGGCTATGGATTCAAGAATATTTACAGCAGCAATCTTGAGGCTCAAGGCTACGACGCAGAGAATCGCTTCTACCAGTTGACCCTTTCTTACAGGATGTAA
- a CDS encoding glycoside hydrolase family 19 protein, with protein MSKALEISKKYRTLLSKHGINTPLRLAHFFAQLDHESGLKPISENLNYSRDGLLKTFRKYFDSNSAATYARKPKEIANKVYANRMGNGDECSGDGWKYRGRGFIQLTGKKNYSALSKSTGIDYVNNPDLLLTEPDAMIAALWFWTENRLNKFADMDNVKGLTRAINGGYNGLDHRIELTNKYKRLFN; from the coding sequence ATGAGCAAAGCACTAGAAATATCAAAGAAGTATAGAACGTTACTATCTAAGCACGGTATCAATACACCGCTTAGGCTTGCTCATTTTTTCGCACAACTGGACCACGAGAGCGGTTTAAAGCCTATTAGCGAGAATCTAAACTATTCTAGGGATGGACTACTTAAGACTTTCAGGAAATACTTTGATTCAAATAGTGCCGCAACATACGCGAGAAAGCCTAAAGAAATAGCAAATAAGGTTTACGCCAACCGTATGGGTAACGGTGATGAGTGTAGCGGTGATGGTTGGAAATATAGAGGGCGTGGATTCATTCAGTTAACCGGCAAGAAAAATTATAGTGCATTGTCAAAATCAACTGGCATAGACTACGTAAACAATCCCGATCTATTACTAACTGAACCTGATGCAATGATAGCAGCTTTATGGTTCTGGACTGAAAACAGACTCAATAAGTTTGCAGATATGGATAATGTAAAGGGACTTACTAGGGCGATAAACGGTGGTTACAACGGCTTAGATCATAGGATAGAACTTACAAATAAGTACAAGAGACTATTTAATTAA
- a CDS encoding DUF3822 family protein: MHRAEATKNNDLYSLSVLIHQDGLSFYTHNSATVQEAVHKSFKYPANPIELLEAIQESFEKEALLEDEFKEVTLIYHHNIYAAVPAALFEEEHAADYLKYNTKLLQTDTISIDEPVDNLGSQLVYIAYSNISNYFFDTYGDHAYYHYATRSLEVISRMSSGIYLEIMPSHFYVTAIDKNHLVAHNIFPYEQIEDILYYTLFALEQNKLDPETIPLTIIQEQQDAQLFDLLYTYVRNVAFIEDYQSYLNNIICA; encoded by the coding sequence ATGCACCGAGCCGAAGCAACTAAAAATAACGACCTATATAGTTTGTCCGTCCTGATTCATCAGGATGGACTTTCTTTTTATACCCATAACTCAGCGACCGTTCAAGAAGCAGTACACAAGAGTTTTAAATACCCAGCAAATCCTATTGAATTACTAGAAGCGATTCAAGAAAGCTTTGAAAAAGAAGCGTTATTAGAGGACGAGTTCAAAGAGGTGACGCTCATTTATCATCACAATATATATGCGGCGGTACCAGCAGCCTTATTTGAAGAAGAACACGCTGCAGACTATTTGAAGTACAACACCAAGTTGTTACAAACAGACACGATTAGCATCGATGAACCTGTGGATAATTTAGGGTCGCAATTGGTATACATTGCCTATTCCAACATTAGCAATTACTTTTTTGACACCTATGGTGATCATGCTTATTATCATTATGCCACGAGATCCTTGGAGGTTATTTCAAGAATGTCCAGCGGCATCTATCTAGAGATCATGCCGTCGCATTTTTACGTTACAGCCATAGACAAGAACCATTTAGTAGCTCATAATATATTCCCATATGAGCAAATTGAAGATATACTTTACTATACCTTGTTTGCTTTGGAACAAAATAAGCTAGATCCAGAAACCATTCCACTTACCATAATTCAAGAGCAACAAGATGCTCAGCTATTTGATTTACTCTATACCTACGTTAGAAATGTAGCGTTCATAGAGGATTATCAAAGCTATCTCAACAACATCATATGCGCATAA
- the rsmD gene encoding 16S rRNA (guanine(966)-N(2))-methyltransferase RsmD yields the protein MRIISGIHKGRRIQAPKNLPVRPTTDMAKEALFNILRNLIHISDIKVLELFAGSGNMSYEFASRGAGSVLAVDKHFPCIAFIKKTAAELDLPIDTIKADVFKFLENHSIKYDIIFADPPYALESTDFLKIADFVSENHILTEDGILIIEHSKHTDLSAHPSFDNARRYGGTVFSFFKR from the coding sequence ATGCGCATAATATCAGGCATTCATAAGGGTCGCCGTATTCAAGCTCCCAAAAACCTGCCCGTTCGTCCCACGACAGACATGGCCAAGGAAGCTCTTTTCAACATCCTGCGCAATCTCATTCACATTAGTGATATCAAAGTGTTGGAGCTTTTTGCCGGTAGTGGGAATATGTCCTATGAGTTTGCAAGTCGCGGCGCTGGCAGTGTACTTGCCGTAGACAAACACTTTCCCTGCATCGCTTTCATTAAAAAAACAGCTGCAGAGCTGGATTTGCCCATAGATACGATCAAGGCAGATGTCTTTAAATTCCTAGAAAATCACAGCATTAAATACGATATCATCTTTGCAGATCCACCTTATGCACTGGAATCTACCGATTTTCTCAAGATAGCAGATTTTGTCTCTGAAAATCACATACTTACCGAAGACGGAATCCTCATCATCGAGCATTCCAAACATACCGATCTAAGTGCGCATCCTTCTTTTGACAATGCCCGCAGATATGGCGGCACGGTTTTTAGTTTTTTTAAGAGGTAA